Proteins encoded in a region of the Scatophagus argus isolate fScaArg1 chromosome 1, fScaArg1.pri, whole genome shotgun sequence genome:
- the cry5 gene encoding cryptochrome circadian regulator 5 translates to MTHTCVHWFRKGLRLHDNPALMAALRDCKELYPVFILDPNLHNDARVGINRWRFLIGALKDLDCSLRKLNSRLFVVRGTPEDVFPKLFNKWKVTKLTYEYDTEPHSLSRDKTVTTLAKKNGVEVIYKISHTLYDIDRVIEENNGKAPLAYNRMQAIVKTLGPPKRPIPAPTMENMKGVMTPCSENQDEKYGIPTLEELNLKTAGLGEEQYPGGEQEALRRLDEHMKRKEWVCSFEKPQTSPNSLNPSTTVLSPYVTFGCLSARTFWWRLTDVYHGKKHSDPPVSLHGQLLWREFFYTASVGIPNFNKMEDNSVCTQVDWDTNPEYLAAWREARTGFPFIDAIMTQLRQEGWIHHLARHAVACFLTRGDLWISWEEGQKVFEELLLDGDWALNAGNWQWLSASAFFHQYFRVYSPVAFGKKTDKNGDYIKKYLPTLKKFPAEYIYEPWKAPRSIQQAAGCIVGKDYPRPIVQHEVISKKNIQRMKSAYAKRSAHIAESPNKKQGVKRKAPSVLDMPKIKMRNK, encoded by the exons ATGACTCATACATGTGTTCACTGGTTCCGCAAGGGACTCAGACTACATGACAACCCAGCACTGATGGCTGCTCTGAGGGACTGCAAGGAGCTGTATCCAGTGTTCATCCTGGATCCAAACCTCCACAACGACGCCCGTGTAGGCATCAACCGCTGGAGGTTCCTCATCGGAGCCCTCAAAGACCTGGACTGCAGCCTCAGAAAACTCAACTCCAG ACTCTTTGTGGTGAGAGGAACTCCGGAGGATGTGTTCCCCAAGCTGTTCAACAAGTGGAAAGTAACAAAGCTGACCTATGAGTATGACACAGAGCCCCACAGTCTGAGTCGGGACAAAACAGTGACCACACTGGCCAAAAAAAATGGAGTCGAAGTCATCTACAAAATCTCACATACTCTTTATGACATAGACAG GGTAATTGAGGAAAACAATGGGAAAGCTCCCCTTGCTTATAACCGTATGCAGGCAATAGTGAAGACTCTTGGTCCTCCTAAGAGGCCTATCCCTGCACCCACCATGGAAAATATGAAAG GTGTGATGACCCCTTGTTCAGAAAACCAGGACGAGAAATATGGCATCCCCACATTGGAGGAGCTGAACCTGAAAACTGCAGGTCTTGGAGAGGAGCAGTATCCAGGAGGAGAACAGGAGGCTCTGAGGAGACTGGATGAGCATATGAAAAGAAAG GAATGGGTGTGTAGCTTTGAGAAGCCGCAGACTTCTCCAAACTCTTTGAATCCCAGCACCACTGTTCTCAGTCCATATGTCACTTTTGGCTGCCTCTCTGCACGCACCTTCTGGTGGAGGCTGACAGACGTCTATCACGGG AAGAAGCACTCAGATCCTCCAGTTTCCCTCCATGGCCAGCTTCTGTGGAGAGAGTTCTTCTACACAGCTAGTGTGGGTATCCCTAACTTTAACAAGATGGAGGACAACTCTGTTTGTACCCAGGTGGATTGGGACACAAACCCTGAATATCTGGCTGCATGGAGAGAG GCTCGGACCGGTTTTCCATTCATTGATGCCATCATGACTCAGCTGAGGCAGGAGGGCTGGATCCACCACCTGGCCAGACATgctgttgcttgttttctcACCAGGGGAGACCTGTGGATCAGCTGGGAAGAAGGGCAGAAG GTGTTTGAGGAGCTTCTGTTGGATGGCGACTGGGCTCTGAATGCTGGAAACTGGCAGTGGCTTTCAGCAAGTGCCTTCTTCCACCAGTACTTCAGAGTCTACTCCCCTGTCGCATTTGgcaagaaaacagacaaaaacggAGACTACATCAA AAAGTATCTTCCTACTCTGAAAAAGTTCCCGGCTGAATATATCTATGAGCCATGGAAAGCTCCACGTAGTATccagcaggcagcaggatgCATTGTGGGAAAAGACTATCCACGTCCTATTGTACAGCACGAAGTGATCAGCAAGAAGAACATCCAGAGGATGAAGTCAGCGTATGCCAAGAGGTCTGCACACATTGCAGAATCACCCAACAAAAAGCAAG GTGTAAAGCGTAAGGCACCATCTGTCCTTGACATGCCGAagataaaaatgagaaacaagTAA